One genomic window of Borreliella burgdorferi B31 includes the following:
- the rnmV gene encoding ribonuclease M5, giving the protein MEKIKEIIVVEGKDDLKRIKESFDCTVIETKGFALKIETIKLLKKALKYKGIIILTDSDKSGNIIRQKIVKYLGENNKIKHAYLNTKDTEVESVNKTEIIKILKGVGTLSKDNQKDLLKLSDLLELGIIGENSKENRQKIQKHFCLGDGNSKKLLERLNYFKIKKTDLKNQLALTNSPRRT; this is encoded by the coding sequence TTGGAAAAAATAAAAGAAATAATTGTAGTTGAGGGAAAAGATGATCTTAAAAGAATCAAAGAATCTTTTGACTGCACAGTAATAGAAACAAAAGGATTTGCTTTAAAAATTGAAACTATTAAGTTGTTAAAAAAAGCCTTAAAATACAAAGGAATAATAATCTTAACAGACAGCGATAAATCTGGAAATATTATTAGACAAAAAATAGTCAAATATCTGGGAGAAAATAATAAAATCAAACATGCATATCTTAATACTAAAGACACTGAGGTTGAATCAGTAAATAAAACAGAAATAATAAAAATACTTAAGGGGGTTGGAACTTTATCTAAAGATAATCAAAAAGATTTATTAAAATTAAGCGATTTGTTAGAACTTGGCATAATAGGAGAAAACTCAAAAGAAAATAGACAAAAAATACAAAAACACTTTTGTTTGGGGGATGGAAATAGTAAAAAACTCTTAGAAAGGCTGAATTACTTTAAAATAAAAAAAACAGACCTAAAAAACCAATTGGCTTTAACTAACTCCCCCAGAAGGACTTGA
- a CDS encoding M18 family aminopeptidase: MVXXKTLEPKFFQSLLDNSPTPYHLVNYIEEKLINYFNAQQLKLNEKWKIKTGSYYIKKEGTSLIAFNIDVKKKYEPFLIAAAHTDSPGLKLKIDATEKVSGVFYNHIEVYGSPIISTWIDRDLSLAGIVYFKKNENIESKLINIENIGIIPNLAIHLNRQINEGFKYNAHDNLTVISSTKKAIKDNILEQLGIECENFLSCDLIFTESQPSKIIGTEGEFLASKNLDNKSGCHAIMNSYVHTSNDKNKIAVFFDNEEVGSLTSRGADSNFLSEVLERIDIALDLTREEHLIKTNKSFNISIDSVHGIHPGYTSKHDPNYQANLGKGVVVKNSANFRYATTSTGFAKLKNLAIKNNIKIQEIIMKANVPSGTTIGPISNARTGIETIDIGTPMWAMHSLRETVSIADHIEAIKLLRAFFEKGI, translated from the coding sequence ATGGTGAMTGMTAAAACACTAGAACCAAAATTTTTTCAAAGTCTGCTAGACAATAGCCCTACCCCTTATCACTTAGTAAACTATATTGAAGAGAAATTAATAAATTATTTTAATGCACAACAATTAAAACTTAATGAAAAATGGAAAATTAAAACAGGATCATATTACATAAAAAAAGAAGGAACTAGCCTTATTGCCTTTAATATTGATGTCAAAAAAAAATATGAACCGTTTCTAATAGCAGCAGCACATACAGACAGTCCGGGATTAAAATTAAAAATAGACGCAACAGAAAAAGTAAGTGGTGTGTTTTATAACCATATTGAAGTTTATGGTAGTCCAATAATTTCTACTTGGATTGACAGAGACTTAAGCTTAGCAGGAATTGTATATTTCAAAAAAAATGAGAATATTGAATCAAAATTAATCAACATTGAAAACATAGGAATTATTCCAAACCTTGCAATCCATTTAAACCGACAAATTAACGAAGGATTTAAATACAATGCTCATGACAATTTAACAGTAATCAGTAGCACTAAAAAAGCAATAAAAGATAATATCTTAGAACAACTTGGAATAGAGTGTGAAAATTTTCTATCTTGTGATTTAATATTCACAGAATCACAACCTTCTAAAATAATAGGAACTGAAGGAGAATTTTTGGCTTCTAAAAATCTTGACAACAAATCGGGATGCCATGCAATCATGAATTCTTATGTTCATACAAGCAATGATAAAAATAAAATAGCTGTATTTTTTGATAACGAAGAAGTAGGTTCTTTAACATCAAGAGGCGCTGATTCAAATTTTTTATCAGAAGTTTTAGAAAGAATCGATATTGCTCTTGATTTAACCAGAGAAGAGCATTTAATAAAAACAAACAAATCATTTAATATCTCAATTGACAGCGTTCACGGCATTCATCCGGGTTATACATCTAAACATGATCCAAACTATCAAGCAAATCTAGGTAAGGGCGTAGTTGTAAAAAATAGTGCTAATTTCAGATATGCAACAACTTCAACAGGATTTGCAAAATTAAAAAATTTGGCTATTAAAAACAATATTAAGATTCAAGAAATAATAATGAAAGCAAATGTTCCTTCAGGCACAACAATTGGTCCAATCTCAAATGCAAGAACAGGAATAGAAACTATTGACATTGGAACACCAATGTGGGCAATGCATTCCCTGCGCGAAACAGTATCAATAGCTGACCACATAGAAGCAATTAAATTGCTAAGGGCTTTCTTTGAAAAAGGAATTTAA
- a CDS encoding lipoprotein, with protein MRKCFVSLSLLLIFFACSSNVEIELNDDISGIVSIFVNVNREFEKIRKELLTTLVGEEIANMPLFPVDEIKKYFKNGEEKLGLKLLSIKTQGDSINLVVKFDNLIKILGDYMKKPDISVFKIEKKDGKNIIELNINLENATKNINENKEYISDALAALLPSDEIPMSAKEYKDVLVYFLSDFTSKASELIDNSKLNLVVKTSRNVQEQFGFKQINSNTLRFEMDMVKGLSLETPIKLRLVY; from the coding sequence ATGAGAAAGTGTTTTGTTAGCTTGAGTTTATTGTTGATTTTTTTTGCTTGTAGCTCTAATGTTGAAATTGAGTTAAATGATGATATTAGTGGTATTGTTTCAATATTTGTTAATGTTAATAGAGAATTTGAAAAAATTAGAAAAGAACTCTTAACAACTTTGGTGGGAGAAGAAATTGCAAATATGCCTCTTTTTCCTGTAGATGAAATAAAAAAATACTTTAAAAATGGAGAGGAAAAGCTTGGGCTTAAGCTTTTGAGTATTAAAACCCAAGGAGATTCTATTAATTTAGTTGTTAAGTTTGATAATTTAATTAAAATTTTAGGCGATTATATGAAAAAACCCGATATATCTGTGTTTAAGATAGAAAAAAAAGATGGTAAAAATATTATTGAACTTAATATTAATTTGGAAAACGCTACTAAGAATATTAATGAAAATAAAGAATATATTAGTGATGCACTTGCTGCTCTTTTGCCATCGGATGAGATCCCAATGTCTGCCAAAGAATATAAAGATGTTTTGGTTTATTTTTTATCGGATTTTACTTCCAAAGCAAGTGAACTTATTGACAATTCCAAACTTAATCTTGTAGTTAAGACTTCTAGAAATGTTCAAGAACAATTTGGATTCAAACAAATTAACTCAAACACACTGCGGTTTGAGATGGATATGGTTAAAGGATTAAGTCTTGAAACACCAATAAAACTTAGATTAGTTTATTG